The sequence tagttatgatactcccaaaataattctgcataaatccacaggtttttaccaaaattctgcgcagaaatagcaaaaaatgtctgcagattctgtccgGCCATAGgcaagtttttaatttaaaacaagttttaacagattccttaAAGAAATTTATGaggatgataataaattagcatttaaattttttttttcgtagttttttttcagtatttgttaattgttatattgaaattataatttcattacaatatttataaaactgtaataacataATGAAcgtttgtaaataaacacaatttttgtaaacataaaatagtaTGGTTAGCACTTTGACtaaaatataggaaatattttattgttgcatcaaaaagtaaTGATCACCTAAAAGCTAAATATAGTGCttaaaatgacactaaaatgCAGTGTTTGAACCTCAtgatttaattgaaaataaggCGAATGACTGTGaatgtccactttttgagaaaaaaagacccACCCGTTTTAATAGGATGTAATGGGCCTGTTTACCTGAAGTTTTGGTTGCATGTACATGGTTTTGACCAGTAGGCGTCTCTAGCGTGTGGCGTTTTAAAAGCTTCGAAACAATGAATCATTTTGGATGTCGGTTCAATTGATTCAAGCTTTGTTTGTCCGTCACTATATAAAGCAAGAATAAATATACCACTGgtgcttttgaatattttttgaaTTTTGAATAAGTTTTACAACACCTTCCTGCTGAGTTCAGCCGCAACCTTGATCagacacacctgtctttaattaccaagtggtTGGTCAGGGTTGGAACTGAACTCTGCCGTAAAGTAGAGCTCCAGGAACAAAGTTGAACACCCATGTTTTACAAGATGGAGAAATTTGACGGAATGTTTGAGTTTCAGTGAGACTAATAAACATGAACAAGTCTTTCTACTTATTTCACTATTACCAATCATTTGTAGCCAGTTTCGGTTGTGATCATGAACTGGATCCACATAATCAAACTCCACCTGTTTTTATAGCAAGTCAAACTCATAAAACTAAACCTTCCAACATGAGTACTACcaaaagtaatgacaaaaaacCCTTAAGAAAGTCGTGTAATTTAGTCAGCCTCACGTGCCATTCATTAATATGCAGTGGACGGGGTTTATGCAGGCCGTCACTAAAGGGCGACGGagttttggcttttattttggACACGTGGGGAGACCAGCTTGTGGAACTGTTTTTCGACAGGTAAGCTTAAGTTTGTCACGTCAAGTATTCATTGTCACAATAGTAAAATGTATTCGTAATAAAACTATTGAGTCCAGAGAGCATTTATAAATGCTTAAAAATAGACTTAATTTCACAAGAACCCAAGTGACACTAGCTGCACAGAAACCGGTCTAACTTCGACTGTTTTTGGACTAtcccttaaaaaataaatcttaaccAGTCTTACACCAAGTAAATAAAACTTGCACTCCTTGATCAAAGAGCTAGTTTTACACCAAAATCAAAAGATAAATGGTCATCCATCACTTCAAGTTCAAAGTTTCTTCCGTtaagtttagaaaaaaaaaaatcttatagctGGGACCTATTGAAAACCAGTCTTTTTCCCAACTACCATGGGAGTCGATACATGCCAGcaaccagctttcttcaaaatatcttgttcaacTTAAAACAAGATTTAAAACCGGTGCCCAAACTcaagtcctggagggctggtgtcctgcatattttagttccaaccccaattaaacacacctgaaccagctaaatcAAGCTCTAAGTATACaaaaacatccaggcaggtgtgtggAAGTTGGAGCTTAACTATGCAGGACAAtggccctccagggccgagtttgggcacccttcaTTTAAAACCTCACACGGAAGCACCCTTTATGGTGTATGTCCCTTAAATTCAGTCAACTACAACTCTAAAGGTTTTAAAAGAACACAAGAAAAAGCTAAATTTTTCCAAACAATTTTATTTGGCGCCTTATTTCTTGGATTTGAAGTACTCTTCAATGACGTCCTTAGCCTGGGACTCTTTGCCGTAGTCCTGCAGatgaaggaaaagaaaaaaagaaaaaaaacatcattaaacaCTTAAATCAGCTAGAAAACACCTTAAATCCAGTCATTTACACAAAAGGTGATATGCAGgtttacaaaaacaaatgttgCCCTTCTAGGGACCTCAAGAGTCAATATGGGACCTTGAGGCTCGTGTTCAGGCACTCAATCTTGCCAAGACAATCAAGAAAAACAGACACGGGGCACTGAGAGCCAGCATCTGGACTCGACCTGGCTTAAACACCCTGCGCTTAAAGCCCAAATAATCCTTTACCAAGCCAGTAGTAAAAAGATATATTCGCTTCTCCCTCACTCTGCATCATCTTTTCCATCAAAGCAATATGAAGTTAATCAGAAACTGACTGCAGATGGACCCTCACCTTGATGACTACACAGCTGCAGCCCACCACCTTGCGGGGTTTGCCCTCTCTGTCGATCTTACAGAGACCAACCCACTCCCCGAGCTTCTTATTGTCATCAACCTGCACAAAACACAATTAGATTAACAGCAAACATTTAAACGGCAGTTTATAGTCAGGCTTGTGTGTCCCAACAAAAAGTTCCTGCCAATATTTAACCACACGTTTTCATAGAAGctaatgagcaataaaaaggaaACAAGATGGACATTTTCATGAGGAAAAAGTCATTTGGGTGGTCTAATTCAAAAGGAGCCCACCCACTAGGTCTATAAATATTGCTCCATTCCTATTTGaaatgcaggggtcaccaacacAGTTTCTGGACcgctaccttcctgcagaatttagctcaaccctgatcaaacacaccagaaCCAATTCATTAGCACCTGAAGCAGCCCTTGATAATTACTGACAGGagtgtttggtcagggttgcaactgaaatctgcagaaaggtAGCTCTCACTCCAGGAACCGGGTTGGTGATCCCTGGTCTATccgctttaagctgcggtcacactgggctttgtgtgcatgaaattctgtcgtgcggcgctgcgaaaaggggcaggattaaacaagatgaatagacattttaaaaagagcgatcggtccatgttttaaatttctgtccagagaggtcctgttttgatcctcgattggtctcacgcagtcaagtgatgcgatttcgcaggtcagagttcaccaagcttgaacttcgcAAGGTGTCTTATAATTGAGTTCCTTtcgcaacatgcgaaacttgacatGACCcccgtgtttccggtctgacgcattcgcgtgcgtatgaatagaagtctatgggaagaaaagtcaagtgtgaccgcagcttcagtagtgacgtatgaaatactgtttctgggtcgaagctgctactcatttgaattgagaaagtaTTCATTTGACCATTTTTAGTCCTGACacttttaaaagtgaattttatataaaaatcacaACACGGATCACCAATCTCATGGTTCAGATCACAGTAATTTGccttccatttattacaaaaacagcactgcaagaaatTAGAACCtgtaactatttaaaataataataataataataataataataataataataataatctgctgaataaaaataaattaaaatatttagtggTGTGAAATTCAGTTACTACTACGGTTGCTTATAACGCTAAATGTCAAGTGTAGAATTagtataaaaagtatttaaatgtatatttagtctccttttcaataaatgattcagttattctcataaaacttcatgtttcattgctagatgtgacATTTTTGAAGAATTCAGCATAtatttgatggctggttgtcgccaccttttGGTTATTGTatttgctgcctacaactttcattggAGCGTcattaaatgcatatgactgtgattttaatctttaccatacacATTAGCGGTTTTagctaaactataaactgttttcccagtacttctgtgttatttgactgtttgtaacttcataactcagactaaagactgaatctcttataTTAATAAACGTATGCAATAGACCATTTATAATTTATGCGAGTGTCGAGATCCCGATCTTTCAAATTATTCGTGCAGCTTAcattgaatgcattaatgcaggcttaaCAAGTTGTGACAAAACACCCAAGAAACCCACCACAACTTTCATAAtcattttacaggaaagccttaACATTTTCACACATGCGATTTGAATGAGAACTCtgtgattgttacaaatttagaattaatctacaagttaaaaaataaaaaaccaaaaCACACAAAGCAGAAGTTAATGGGTGCCAGCTATTAGCATTTCACAGtatcttgttcaacagaagaaactcaaacttgTTTTGAACAAAGATCCGTAAAAAGTAGAATTCTCCATTTTGGTGAACTAAACCGTTAATATGTTCCCAGTTCCCTCACCTTGATGAGGTTGATCTGATGCTCAGCACAGAGAGCCTCCACCAGCTTGACGTACATGGGCTCGTCACAGTTTGCAGCAAGGACGCAAAGATGAGCCTGGCGCCtgcaagacagacagacaaaccatGATCAGCCTTCAAACCTCCTCAATCAGGTATGAGCAATCACTCCAACAGTATCTCAGTAAAAAATTGGGTAACGAATGGCAGTTTTCCTCAGAGACTTCAGTAGAGGGAGCCAAATTATCATCACAGATACACCACAAAATGTCATAGAATGCTGAAAGTAAAAATATTCATACTTGTCGAGGGCCTTGGCGGCCTCACGGATACCGCGGGCCAGACCGTCGTGGATGAGTGCGGTCTTCAGCACTTCAGGCAGAGCGGTGTTGACATCCATCACACCTCCGGCAGCGATGCTGTCAACACAAGAGTACGTCACTGGAGTGGAAAGGGAGAATGGTGCACATGTGTACATTCAACAACCTCCGGCTTCTCAGACTGGATCTCTCACTCATAATTAAGAGTGAAGGGGTATCCGACTAAAGATTGATAATTCATCATTGCCGAGgtctttattttgtaaatgaattaaaCTGATGCGGTTCACTAAGTATGAACACCGCAGTCTAAACTTGGtgttcaaagtcaaatttaagagcTTAAAGACTAATATAAGACAATGACTTCTAATTGAACATGGaactttactaaaaaaaaaaaaaaattatatatatatatatatatatatatatatatatatatatatatatatatatatatatatatatatatatatatatatatatatatatatatatatataaattaaaaacctAGAAAGCTCAAGATACATTTCCTTCCAtataagttacatttttaaacttaaCATCAAGACTAAACAATTAAAAAGATGGTTTACCCAAAAGAGTAATGTCATTCTcagccttcacttgttcaaaaccaatTTGATTCTTGTGTTGAGTTTGAATGCTGATTGAATGctagcattttaaaaatacatagcatgttcaacagaaataaactCAAGTTTAACCACAAGGTagagcatgggtctcaaactcaattcctggagggccgcagctctgcagttttgctccaactctaaatcaaacacagctgatctaactaatcaaggttcatgactcttttgaacacctcgattatttggatcagccgTGTTTGAtcaggttggagcaaaactgcagccCTCTAGGAATTGCATTTGAAACCTATGAGGTAAAGTTCTCTTGAGTGAATCCGTTTAAGCAAGAAGTCTGAAATGGACTTGAATTAGATTTCACACCGAAGGATACCCTACAAACCTGCCAAGTATGCACATCCTAAAGGTAACCAACAAAAATATAGTACTTTTCTCGTGTCTATTTCATAAAATGAATGTGTATAGACATGCATAATAGACACAGGAAAGCGGAGTAGTGTTATCACAAGGAGAATGAATGGGAACACAATAGTCCATAAAGCATTTAATGCAAAATCAGCTTAAAGTAATAGCCATGTGCTACTAGTAACTTACAATTAGTTTTATTAGAACAGCAGCTCATAATATTAAGTTGTTTTAGTAAGGGGAAAAGTAATTCTGTTTCGAAATATGTTAATACATTTATACTTAAATCATTCAATACTGTTTTATCATATACTTAACGGAGCATTGCATACTATGAAGTGTGTGTGCATCGTCTGTAACTCGCGTATTGAACCGGCCACTCACCCTTCCTCGGCCATTGTAGATTAGCGATGGATGAGAGGAGTTATTCCTGAAATAAAGACATAATATGATCGATATATTAAAACCCGTTGCTTTGGATGCATGTCGGGTTATTTTAAAGGCAGGATGTTTCATATTTAAGACCGATTGTGTCAGAGATTTCAGAAGCTCACCCTACCTTCCCTCTGACTGCGGGTAAAGAGGACGTCATAGCGTCGACAACATTGTTTTAAGCTCAAAAGGGCCCCGGTGGTGTCCAACTCATTGCCTGCGTGGAAAGCAGCGTAACTTTTTATAGCGTTTTTCATCTTGCAGAGTTTTAGTGTTGCTGTTATATTTCATTCAAGAAGTATCGCACAGCATCGTTTTAAGATtaggttatttttattattctcgGCAAACAGCACTGAAACCCACCACTAGGTGTTGCTGATGTGGTGTCTACAATTTTGCACTATGttggaaaatatatttctaaaaggATACGATGTTTACATTTTCTACAATCTTTTTTGTGATGTAAATAGTGTGACCAGATTATTCGACTAGCTCTTTTTGGAAAGAATttgtcattttagattgatttgcaTGACTTTTGTAGGAGAGTGCAtcacataataaaatgaaatatcaaATATCATACATTAttagcatagataaatacaattgattgaaatattttaaacaacTAGTGCCTTGTGCTTTTCTGTGGGGTCTAAACTTTAATAATCAACTGTAAAATAACATGTTGCAGAGTCTGCATCCTAAACAAATACAACTAATCTTAGTTACAGCTGCAAATTTAATTACTTGCCCCCCAAAATCAAtttaaaacgcatgcaaatgataATCTTTCATTCTATTATGGTTAAAGTTTACAAGGACTCCACTGGTGCTGCTCCACTATAATCACATTACGGTGtcgatgctgaaattatacaTTATGCAGCCCtatctttataattattttaaagccatAAAAAAGCATAACACATGCTTAGGACAGACGTAGGCTATTATGCACTTTCCATGCAGTAACTACCTATGGTCCCTGAGAGAGCTCAAACGTGCTGCAaattaagaaagcacatgcaaatagaaaagcaCCACCAAACTGAGAAACTGTTGCAAGTACAGAAAGCGAATAGTGCATgcagaacacaacggaaatgtgtcGGGGAACCCCAAAAAGTGACGATCTGTCAATGAAACTCTTCATTCTGATTCGGCTGGAAGGTGTGGATTAAACTCTTTTTGAtcatacccaggtagcaaagaattctggcccagatttggcataaagttGGCACAGCTGgtattcatccggcactggcatatatcatgtgggccaaacatggcccggcTTTGGCAGAGGAGGCACTGtttttaaggcggcacacaagacaTGGGACAGAAGtcaaaatgtagtatttggcccggATGTTAAATAACTGATATGTGGCCCATGTAAGTTTGACCCATCTTGACccacaattaaaatacatttaaattatttttgagtaaagaaagaACATTCTACAGCAGCccgggggcgcagtgggtagcacaattgcctcacagcaagaaggttgctggtttgagccccggctggggcattttgtgtgtggagtttgcatgttctccctgtgatcgcatgggtttcctccaggtgctccggtttcccactcagtccaaaacatgtgctataggtgaattgaataagctaagttggccatagtgtatgttagtgtgtgcaagagtgtgtgggtgtttcccagtgttgggttgcagctggaagggtatccagtgcgtaaaacgtgctagataagtgggcggttcattccgctgtggcaaccccagattaataaaaggactaggctgaaaagaaaatgaatgaaaaaagttcTACCcatcaggtcgcttcgagaatTAACTTGGCTAAGATTTGGCTGATATATGGTCCATGTTTAGGCCTTGACTGGAAGCCAAatttggtccagtcatgtaccgtaattgaCGGCATAatctgggccaagcaaaagctaatTTTGTGGGCCAGAGCTGGACCAGAGAAATTTAGCTGTGTAGGCATTTCAACATAAATGTGCTTCCTTCAGACATCAGTATTTATCATAGTAAATCTGACTGTTGACAGAGCCTTCATTTCTCTGTAATCTTAAGGACGCTGACCTGTGCTTCATCAGGAAGCCAATGACGATTAACCGACTcgcaaatatgtaaaaaatatttgcaaagaCGAAGCTAgcacatgttactatgagctattagaaggggccagacaaaatctgcgcACTCAGATTCTATGTGGGCCTAGCTATTATGCTACATgatttctctctcacacacgctcGTTCTGTCTTTTGTCAAATAATGAACTGGGAAGAGCAAAACGAGTTTTAACTCTCTTTGAATCAGACGGTTCTTTGGCTCTACTTTTAACATATTTGAATGCACAGCAATTCATTGATTATACCTTACATATTGTTTTATCTTACAAACATACAGGCCAGCCCAGTagacaaaaaagcaaacaaataattaCAGAGCTTCCTATGgcatacagtacactacctgacaaaagtcttgtcgcctatccaagttttaggaacaacaaataataacttgacttctagttgatcatttagtattagaagtagcttatataaaaggcaaaggcctctagattacacttcttttaccaaaataaaatatgatcatgccttgatttttaattatttaattaggacagtaagatctgaatttgcttagacaaaagtcttttcacttaacagaaataatgtacagtatagaatataaagtcatggtgcagtggaaaaagagttaatattgtgtatgactcccatgaacttggaggactgcatccatacatctctgcaatgacttaaataagttattaataaagtcatctggaatggcaaagaaagtgtcaggactcccagagttcattaagattctttggattcatcttcaatgcctcctccttcatcttgccccagacatgctcaataatgttcatgtctggtgactgggctggccaatcctggatcaccttgaccttctttgctttcaggaactttaatgttgatgctgaagtatgaggaggagcgctatcctgctgaagaatttgccctctcctgtggtttataatgtaatgggcagcacaaatgtcttcatacctcaggctgttgatgtccactctgcagatctctcacacacccccatactgaatgtaaccccaaaccatgatttttccttcaccaaacctgactgatttctatgagaatcttgggtccatgcgggttccaatagatcaTCTGCAGTatttgatgattgggatgcagttcaacagacgattcatcataaacatttaccttctgccacctttccaaatgatcaactagaagtcaagttattatttgttgctcttacaactggaatcaacaacaagactttggTCAAGTAGTGTATGATGTCCCCACAGATGCAAAGTCACCCATGagctgtcactgtttgtttaccaCAGAGAGGGAGGACATCTATGTTGTATTATTCATCAAAGGATTAATGTGCTTATTCTGAATGCTGTAACCATATATTAAAATGTTGTAAACAATTCTGAATCACGAATGGCCAATGATTCAGCTAAAATTCCTCGTAAATCCTCAAGCATCTTGGATGGCCCAtggtgagtgtgtttttttttttttttttaattattattttctttatctattttattattattattatttcattatttgacTCACTCACTTTAAGTTAATGTGCAATCACTGCAAAAATGCTCCCATGCAAGTTTAGGCATGTCAGACTAATAGActttattgtgtgtatgtgtgtgtgtgtgtgagggagggaGAGTTAGTGTGCTCTTTGTAGGAGTGGCTGTCAGGTGAACTATGTCAAAACTTGCTTTCCTGGTCCTTGAGTTGGCTGGGTTTACTGTTTTACACACAGCTTACCGAAATACATTTGAGCTTTTAGCACTTTTAGAAGATGTCCATCACGGTGTATTACAGCAGTGTCAGTGGCTCTAGAGAGGTGTGTAGCTTTACTTTTTAGTTTTCTGTGTCTTTCAGTTGATTTTGCTTTATTAAACTTGATGTAAACAagtgatttaaaaaatgcatatacatttttttaaatgttgtagaCAGTCGTCATATGT comes from Danio aesculapii chromosome 23, fDanAes4.1, whole genome shotgun sequence and encodes:
- the rps12 gene encoding 40S ribosomal protein S12, whose amino-acid sequence is MAEEGIAAGGVMDVNTALPEVLKTALIHDGLARGIREAAKALDKRQAHLCVLAANCDEPMYVKLVEALCAEHQINLIKVDDNKKLGEWVGLCKIDREGKPRKVVGCSCVVIKDYGKESQAKDVIEEYFKSKK